The following are encoded together in the Candidatus Tumulicola sp. genome:
- a CDS encoding amino acid permease — translation MTGGFARLFARQPLQSISGRSDGPALRRALGWPALAAIGLGTMLGGIFPTLGAGAHAAGPAVIAAYVASGLVCACVALCYAEFASMVPVAGSAYTYAYATLGELVAWVIGWDLILEYGLSLAPTASSLSDYLQHGLAGSGISLPFWAQTAHVGVAHWQIDVVASLVTLMITLLVAIGIRESATVNGALVVAQIVAMLVFVAVTAHAVRPTHLVPFAPMGYSGVLSSTALVFFAYIGFDTVTVASEEAKHPQRDVPIGILLALVIGGALYVALAVCTVGVVRYDRLSEGAAMLDALSAVDHNSAIYWIVALGGVAGNMTVMLTSLLGQVRIFYVMARDRMLPPGVARIHPRFRTPARMTLITGCVVAILAAVLPLTDLLTLVNIGTLAAFAIVCGGVLLLRITDASAVRPFRAPLLPVIAIAGAVACLYLITGLQAATWIRYAAWLSIGIVIYAFYGYRQSRLRKI, via the coding sequence GTGACCGGCGGCTTCGCGCGGCTATTCGCCCGCCAGCCGCTGCAGTCGATTTCGGGCCGCAGCGATGGCCCGGCATTGCGGCGTGCGCTCGGATGGCCGGCGCTCGCCGCGATCGGCCTCGGGACGATGCTCGGCGGTATCTTTCCAACACTCGGCGCCGGCGCGCATGCGGCCGGTCCGGCGGTGATCGCGGCGTACGTCGCGAGCGGTTTGGTGTGCGCCTGCGTCGCACTGTGCTACGCCGAGTTCGCATCGATGGTTCCGGTCGCAGGCAGCGCGTATACCTACGCCTACGCGACCCTGGGCGAGCTGGTCGCATGGGTGATCGGTTGGGATCTCATCCTCGAGTACGGATTGTCGCTAGCGCCGACGGCGTCGTCGCTGTCGGATTATCTGCAACACGGTCTCGCCGGAAGCGGTATCTCGTTACCGTTCTGGGCGCAGACCGCGCACGTCGGCGTGGCCCATTGGCAAATCGACGTCGTCGCTTCGCTGGTTACGCTGATGATCACGCTGCTCGTCGCGATTGGAATTCGTGAATCGGCGACCGTCAACGGTGCGCTGGTCGTGGCACAAATAGTTGCTATGCTGGTATTCGTCGCGGTCACGGCGCACGCGGTGCGGCCAACGCATCTGGTTCCGTTCGCGCCGATGGGATATAGCGGCGTGCTGTCGAGCACGGCGCTCGTGTTCTTCGCATACATCGGATTCGATACGGTCACGGTCGCATCCGAAGAAGCAAAACATCCGCAGCGCGACGTGCCGATCGGTATTTTGCTGGCGCTCGTCATCGGCGGGGCGTTGTACGTCGCGCTCGCGGTTTGTACCGTTGGCGTCGTGCGGTACGATCGTTTATCCGAGGGCGCGGCGATGCTCGACGCGTTGTCGGCGGTCGATCACAATTCGGCGATCTACTGGATCGTGGCGTTGGGTGGCGTAGCCGGCAATATGACGGTCATGCTCACGTCGTTGCTCGGACAGGTGCGCATCTTCTACGTCATGGCGCGCGACCGGATGTTGCCGCCCGGTGTCGCGCGGATCCATCCGAGATTTCGCACGCCGGCCCGCATGACGCTGATTACCGGTTGCGTGGTCGCGATTCTCGCCGCCGTGCTGCCGCTTACCGATTTGCTCACGCTCGTCAACATCGGAACGCTGGCAGCATTCGCCATCGTTTGCGGCGGCGTATTACTATTAAGAATTACCGATGCATCGGCCGTACGCCCGTTTCGTGCGCCGCTGTTGCCGGTCATTGCGATCGCCGGGGCCGTCGCATGCCTCTATCTAATTACGGGTCTGCAAGCGGCCACGTGGATTCGCTATGCCGCATGGTTGTCGATCGGCATCGTGATCTACGCGTTTTACGGGTACCGGCAATCGCGCCTGCGCAAAATTTAG